In Candidatus Kapaibacterium thiocyanatum, the DNA window CAAGCGCCTCGTGACGACCGAAGCCAAGGCCAAGGAACTGCGCCCATTCGCCGAACACCTCATCACGCGCGCCCGCAATGCACACAATGCAGAGAAGGCCGGTTCCGTCCAGGGTGTGGATGTGCACAGCCGCCGTATGGTAGGCCGCTTCATCCGTAACAAGGCCGTGCTCCAGGAACTGTTCGATACGATCGCACCCCTGGTGGCAGAACGTAACGGCGGGTATACGCGCATCACCAAGATCGGTCTCCGTCGTGGTGACAACGCCCCAGAAGCCGTGATCGAACTCGTGGACTGGTCGAATCCGCAGGATGGTCGCGTCAGCACGAAGACCCGTGCCAAGGCTACGACGGCTGCTCCCAAGAAGAAGGCCGCCGCCAAGAAGGCCGCACCTGCAGTCGCCGCAGCACCCGTTGTTGCGGAAGCAGCTCCGGTGGCGGAAGTCGAAGCTCCGGTCGCCGATGCACCCGTCGTGGAAGCAGCTCAGCTGGCGGATACGGCACCCATCGCCGAAGCATCCACCATGGATGCACCCGAAACGGCAGCCGATACGGACGAAGAGCCCAAGACCGAAGCATAACAAACGAAGACTACGAGGATTCCGACGCCGGACCAGCGGTCCGGCGTTTTCCTTTTTATGGCACAGGATCACATCAGCGTCGAATTCATCAAGGGTGCCGTCCAGCCGGACCAGTACCCCGATCTCGGTCTGCCCGAAGTGGCGATGATCGGGCGCTCCAACGTGGGGAAGTCGTCGCTGATCAATGCCATCGTACGTCAGGGCAACGTCGCGCGCGTCAGCAACACGCCGGGCAAGACGCAGGAAATCAACTTCTTCGCCACCAATCTCGGCATCGTCCTCGTCGACCTTCCCGGCTACGGCTATGCATCCGTGAGCAAGGAACGTCGGGAACTGTTCGCCAAGAGCATCAGAACCTATCTCTTCAATCGTACGCCGCTGGCCCTGGTATGCGTGCTGATCGATGGCCGCCACGATCCGCAACCTCTCGACATGGCCATGCTCGAAGAGCTCGAGATGAACGGACGGAACTTCGTCGCCGTGCTCACGAAGTGCGACAAGCTGTCCGCCAAGGACGTCGAACGACGTCATGCGCAGGTGAAGGAATTGCTGTCGCAGTGCCGCTTCGCCGTGGACGTCATCGTCACGTCGTCGAAGACGGGAGACGGTCGCAGCAGCCTCATCGGCATCATGAAACGAACCCGAGATCAACATCAACAGGCATCGTCATGAGTAGCAAGCCTATCGTTGGTATCATCATGGGAAGTGATTCGGACCTGCCCGTCATGCGGGATGCGGCCATCATTCTCGAAGAATTCGACGTTCCGTACGAAATGCGCGTCGTCAGTGCTCACCGTACACCTGCCGACATGGCTGAGTACGGAAGCACCGCTCACGAACGCGGTATCAAGGTCATCATCGCCGGTGCCGGAGGTGCAGCGCATCTGCCCGGCATGACGGCTGCGTTCTCGCCCCTTCCCGTCATCGGAGTACCGATTCCCACGCGGCATCTCAAGGGTATGGATTCCCTCATGAGCATCGTCCAGATGCCCGCCGGTGTTCCCGTGGCCACCGTCGCCATCGGTGGCGGCCGCAATGCCGGCCTTCTCGCCATCGAAATGCTGTCCATCGCAGATCCTTCACTTCTGCAGAAGCTCATCGTCTTCAAGCAGCGTATCGCCGAAGAGTCGAGAGCGAAGAACGACCATCTGTAGGCCGTACGGCCGCACTCCATATTCGGCGAACCACCGGAGCCTGCGTATCCGTCGACCACGATGTGATACCGGGTATCCATGCCGTCATGTGGCATCGTTTCTGCCCCGGATACGATCGATGTCCAGCGTTGCATGTGCCCCGTTCGGCGGGTCTTTCGACCTGCCGTGAAATGACAACACAGCAATTCGAAGATTATTTAGCAAATTGCGCGCTTCCCAAGGATACGACCCCAATCCCTTGACCACACGACACACATATCGATCCGACCGACGACGAATGCTGCTGCGGGAATCCGGGCAGTGTCTTCGCAGGACGATCTGTGTCGTTCTTTCACTCTGACCCCTCCCGCAGCGAAGTAGCAGGAATGCACGCGTAGGTACGCAAGTACACGGCATTCTGCACCGCCACATATCGCCCCATTCCAGTCCGCATGAATCATGCCCACACGGGAAGTGTGTGCTCGTGCCGTCGTCGTGATCATTCATCCTTAACCCTTTTGTTTGCCGTTCATGGAACAGTCAACACTCGAGGTCGAATTGCCCGTCGTCATGGTGACCGTGGCCGATGCCTCACACGAACGCTATGCCGAAGAGATCGTGGAAACGATCTTCCTTGCCGCACAACAGCGTGGCACGGGTATCGCACGCCGTACACCGGAATACATCGTGCAGAAGATGCGCGAAGGCAAGGCCATCGTGGCCATCACGTCGGATGGGCATTTCGCCGGTTTCTGCTACATCGAAACATGGGAGCATGGACGTTACGTGGCGAATTCAGGCCTGATCGTCGCGCCGGACTTCAGGAAGCTCAACCTCGCACGACGCATCAAGCGTGCTGCCTTCGAGCTGTCCAGGAAGAAGTATCCGACAGCGAAGATCTTCGGCATCACGACCAGCGCCGCCGTCATGAAGCTCAACAGCGAGCTCGGCTACATTCCCGTGCACTTCTCGTTGCTGACGACGGACGAAGTGTTCTGGAAGGGATGCCAGAGCTGCCCGAACTACGATATCCTCCAGCGTACCGAACAGAAGATGTGTCTGTGTACGGGCATGCTGTTCGATCCCGAAACACAACAGAAGGAAACACCATGAACCGCGTACTGCTGGCATTCTCCGGCGGCCTGGATACGAGCTACTGTGCACGCTATCTCGCCGTGGATCTCGGGATGGAAGTCCATACCGTCGTCGTCGATACGGGCGGGTTCTCCGACGCCGAACTCGACCGCATCGCCGAACGTGCCCAGGTATGTGGTGCCA includes these proteins:
- a CDS encoding 5-(carboxyamino)imidazole ribonucleotide mutase, translating into MSSKPIVGIIMGSDSDLPVMRDAAIILEEFDVPYEMRVVSAHRTPADMAEYGSTAHERGIKVIIAGAGGAAHLPGMTAAFSPLPVIGVPIPTRHLKGMDSLMSIVQMPAGVPVATVAIGGGRNAGLLAIEMLSIADPSLLQKLIVFKQRIAEESRAKNDHL
- a CDS encoding GNAT family N-acetyltransferase — protein: MVTVADASHERYAEEIVETIFLAAQQRGTGIARRTPEYIVQKMREGKAIVAITSDGHFAGFCYIETWEHGRYVANSGLIVAPDFRKLNLARRIKRAAFELSRKKYPTAKIFGITTSAAVMKLNSELGYIPVHFSLLTTDEVFWKGCQSCPNYDILQRTEQKMCLCTGMLFDPETQQKETP
- a CDS encoding 50S ribosomal protein L17, whose protein sequence is MRHNVAGRKLKRTASHRRALLCNLATSLFEHKRLVTTEAKAKELRPFAEHLITRARNAHNAEKAGSVQGVDVHSRRMVGRFIRNKAVLQELFDTIAPLVAERNGGYTRITKIGLRRGDNAPEAVIELVDWSNPQDGRVSTKTRAKATTAAPKKKAAAKKAAPAVAAAPVVAEAAPVAEVEAPVADAPVVEAAQLADTAPIAEASTMDAPETAADTDEEPKTEA